In Anabrus simplex isolate iqAnaSimp1 chromosome 12, ASM4041472v1, whole genome shotgun sequence, a genomic segment contains:
- the LOC136884207 gene encoding zinc finger protein 853-like isoform X2, with product MVRVKQTLPRCYKPLDLRFSLQQQQQPHQQQEEEKEEMLPTPPPMQSFPQVQTLLDLSCGGLQQRQQHYQEEEMSLDLSCNGSLRQQELQTTPPLRSRVKLQQHQEKEEEEMDCSLQQEEELHNSSIVKWIEEVVILIRKEEEEERHKKIFSSLRKRKKKIVMIMMKRHSSER from the coding sequence atggtacgagtgaagcagacgttgccgcgatgctataaacctctggacttgaggtttagccttcagcagcagcagcagccgcaTCAACagcaggaggaggagaaggaggagatgttgcctacaccaccaccgatgcagagctttcctcaagtccaaacactattggacttgagctgtggtgggcttcagcagcgacagcaacattaccaggaggaggagatgtcgttggacttgagctgtaacggtagcctgcgacagcaggagttgcagaccacaccaccacttcgtagtagagttaAACTTCAgcagcatcaggagaaggaagaggaggagatggactgtagtttacagcaggaggaggagctgcacaatagttcaattgtaaaatggattgaggaagtggtgatattaataagaaaagaggaagaagaggaacggcataaaaaaatcttttcctctttaaggaagaggaagaagaagatagtgatgataatgatgaaaagacattcatcagagagatga
- the LOC136884207 gene encoding zinc finger protein 853-like isoform X1, which translates to MDIMPSNMVRVKQTLPRCYKPLDLRFSLQQQQQPHQQQEEEKEEMLPTPPPMQSFPQVQTLLDLSCGGLQQRQQHYQEEEMSLDLSCNGSLRQQELQTTPPLRSRVKLQQHQEKEEEEMDCSLQQEEELHNSSIVKWIEEVVILIRKEEEEERHKKIFSSLRKRKKKIVMIMMKRHSSER; encoded by the coding sequence CAATatggtacgagtgaagcagacgttgccgcgatgctataaacctctggacttgaggtttagccttcagcagcagcagcagccgcaTCAACagcaggaggaggagaaggaggagatgttgcctacaccaccaccgatgcagagctttcctcaagtccaaacactattggacttgagctgtggtgggcttcagcagcgacagcaacattaccaggaggaggagatgtcgttggacttgagctgtaacggtagcctgcgacagcaggagttgcagaccacaccaccacttcgtagtagagttaAACTTCAgcagcatcaggagaaggaagaggaggagatggactgtagtttacagcaggaggaggagctgcacaatagttcaattgtaaaatggattgaggaagtggtgatattaataagaaaagaggaagaagaggaacggcataaaaaaatcttttcctctttaaggaagaggaagaagaagatagtgatgataatgatgaaaagacattcatcagagagatga